One stretch of Aquimarina sp. Aq107 DNA includes these proteins:
- a CDS encoding F0F1 ATP synthase subunit B codes for MDKLINDFSFGLFFWQILLFVGLLLLLRKFAWKPILEAVNNREEGIKNALESAEAAKKEMQNLQADNERILNEARAERDGMLKEARQLKESMIADAKSEAQTEADKIVAQAQATIESEKKAAIADLKSQVAGLSVEIAEKVVRKELADKDKQLELVESMLGDVTLN; via the coding sequence ATGGATAAGTTAATAAATGATTTTTCATTTGGTCTGTTTTTTTGGCAGATACTATTGTTTGTAGGGTTACTATTATTATTAAGAAAATTTGCTTGGAAACCAATCCTTGAAGCAGTTAATAATAGAGAAGAAGGAATTAAGAATGCATTAGAGTCTGCTGAGGCGGCTAAAAAAGAAATGCAAAACCTTCAGGCTGATAATGAGCGTATCCTTAATGAAGCACGTGCAGAGAGAGATGGAATGCTTAAAGAGGCTAGACAATTGAAAGAGAGCATGATTGCAGACGCAAAATCTGAAGCGCAGACGGAAGCTGATAAGATCGTTGCACAAGCACAAGCTACAATAGAAAGTGAAAAGAAAGCTGCGATAGCTGACCTTAAAAGTCAAGTTGCGGGACTATCTGTAGAAATTGCAGAAAAAGTAGTTAGAAAAGAATTAGCTGACAAAGACAAACAACTAGAATTAGTAGAGTCTATGTTAGGAGATGTTACTTTAAACTAA
- the atpE gene encoding ATP synthase F0 subunit C, with the protein MEGLNYVGAGLIVIGAGLGIGRIGGQAMEAIARQPEASGKIQTAMLIAAALIEGIGFAALFAA; encoded by the coding sequence ATGGAAGGTTTAAATTATGTAGGAGCTGGTTTGATTGTTATCGGTGCTGGTTTAGGTATTGGTAGAATCGGTGGTCAGGCAATGGAAGCTATTGCTCGTCAACCAGAAGCTTCAGGAAAAATCCAAACAGCTATGCTTATTGCAGCTGCACTTATTGAAGGTATTGGATTTGCTGCATTATTTGCAGCTTAA